In the Xanthobacteraceae bacterium genome, CTTGCGCCCGCCGATATCGAGCATCCGTTCCATGGGCGCTCCTGCTTACGAAGCCTTCACGGCGTCTTCGTCGCGCAGCTTGAAGCGCTGGATTTTTCCGGTCGCGGTTTTGGGAAGTTCGGTTTTCACGTCGATCCAGCGCGGATATTTCCACGGCCCCGCCTTGTCCTTGACGTGCGAGCGCAACGCCTCGAACAGCGCGTCGTCCGACGTGAAGCCCTGCTTGAGCACGATATAGGCTTTCGGCTTCAGCAATCCGTCGTCGTCCTCGCGGCCGATTACGGCGGCCTCCAGGATCGCTTCGTGCGAGATCAGCGCGGCCTCGACTTCCAGCGGCGAAACCCAGATGCCGCTTACCTTGAACATGTCGTCGGTGCGTCCGCAGCAGCGGAGAAAACCATCCGCATCGCGCACGTATTTGTCGCCGGTATAGGTCCATTCGCCCGCGAAGGTGCGGCGCGATTTCTCGCGCTGGTTCCAGTAGCCCTCGGCGGAAGAAGCGCCACGCACGACCAGTTCGCCGATCTCGTCGGTGCCGCATTCCTTGCCGTGTTCGTCGAGGATTTTCGCGTCATAGCCCGGCACCGCCTTGCCGGACGTGCCGTAGCGGATTTCACCGGGCCGATTGCTGAGAAAGATGTGCAGCATCTCGGTTGAGCCGATGCCGTCGAGAATGTCGACGCCGGTTTTCTGCTTCCAGCTTTCGCCGACATGCGCGGGCAGCGCTTCGCCTGCGGAAACGCACATGCGCAGCCGCCCGGAACCCGCGCCCTTGCCCATGTTCTTGTCGGCGACCAACGCGGCGTAGAGCGTCGGCACGCCGTAGAAAATCGTCGGCTGTTCGCGCTTCATGATGTCGAATACGGCATCCGGCGTCGGTCGCGCGGGAAGCAGGATCGTGGTCGCGCCGACCGCCATCGGAAAGCTCATGGCGTTGCCAAGGCCATAGGCGAAGAACAGCTTCGCCGCGGAATAGACGACATCGTCCTCGCGGATCCCGAGCACCTGTTCGCCATAGGAGCGCGCGGTAAACATCAAACTCGAATGAACGTGCTTGGTGCCCTTTGGCGCCCCGGTCGAGCCGGACGAATAGAGCCAGAACGCGACCTCGTCGGAAATCGTCGGTGCGGTCCAGACTTCCGGTTTTCCCTTCGCCAGCACGTCCGCGAACGGGATCTTCCGCACGCTGCCCGTCGAAATCGAGTTCGGGTCGCCGATCACGATGACGGCGCGCAACGCGGGCAGTTTGCCGATGATCGGCTCCACCACTTTCGCGAGCGCATCCGAAACGACCAGCGCCTGCACCCGGCTGTCTTCGAGCATGTAGCCGTACTGTTCGGTATTGAGCAGCGTGTTGAGCGGGATCGGTACGATGCCCGCGCGGATCGCGCCCCAGAAGGCGATCGGAAATTCCAGCACGTCGAGCGCCAGCATCGCGACGCGCGCTTCGCGTTCGAAGCCGAGGGCATACAGGCCGCTGGCGAAGCGGCAGCTATCCTTTTGCAAATCGCCGTAGGTTAGCGCGCGCGGACCTTCCTTGAACGCGATCTTCGCACCGCGTCCGTGCGCTACATTCGCATCGACGAAATCGGCTGCGGCGTTATAGGCCCGCCTTGCCGCGATGGCTTCGAGGCTGCTCATTCCTCCGGCTCTCCCGTTTTCCGCGCTTCGTTCCGGCGCGAGTTGGATGAAGAATAATTCCAATTTTTCATCCGGGCAGGGTTTGCCCCTGATTTTCCTGTTCCCATCCTAGGAAGGCATGAATTATACTGCAAGCCATTCTGGCTAAGGGGTTCAAATGGCCCGCAACCGCTCCGACGGTCCCGCACGGAAAGAAAAAGAACTGCCGAGCGAGGATTTTCTCGCCCAGCTCGGCGAGCGTGTGCGCACCACGCGGGCGCGCCGCGCCATGTCGCGGAAAGTCCTCGCGCGGCAATCGAAAGTGTCGGAGCGCTATCTGGCGCAACTCGAACTCGGCAAGGGCAACTGCTCCATCGTGTTGCTGCGCCGGATCGCGAAGGCGATGGGCGTGCCGGTGGCCGAACTGATCGACGACCGGCCCGAACGTGAAGTCGAGCACGTACTCCTCGAACAACTGATCGACCGCCTCTCGCCCGTCGAGCGCAAGGAAGCGCGCGACCTGCTGCTGTCGCGCTTCGGCGGGCCGAGCCGCGAGGATCGTCGCGGGCGTGTCGCGATGATCGGATTGCGCGGCGGCGGCAAGTCTACGCTCGGTAAATTGCTCGCAACCGAACTCGGTATTCCTTTCGTCGAGCTTGACCGCGAGATCGAGAAACTGAGCGGCATGGCGCTCTCGGAAATCTTCGAGATGTTCGGGCAGCCGACCTATCGCCGTTTCGAGCGCGAGGCGCTGGAAAAAGTTCTCGCGGATAATCCGCGCTTCGTGCTTGCGACCGGCGGCAGCCTCGTCACCGAGCCTGCGACCTACGAATTGCTGCTGACCTCGTGCTTCACGGTCTGGGTGCGTACCGGGCCGGACCAGCACATGAACCGCGTGATCGAGCAGGGCGATCTTCGCCCGATGGCCGAGAACGCGAAGGCGATGGACGATCTGGTTTCGATCCTGCGCAGCCGCGAGCCGCTCTACGCCAAGGCCGATCGCGTGCTCGATACCGCCGGCCGCAAACCCGAGCAGAGTCTCCGTGAGCTGACCTCGCTGATCGATTATCCGAAGGCGGTCACGTCGCGCCGTAGCGCGTAACCTCAGACGCCAAGGTGGCGGTGGATCAGCGCTTCGTCGGCGCGCAGTGCCGCCGATGTGCCATCGAACACGATCTCGCCCTTGGCCATGATCGTGTTGCGGTCCGCGAGCGCGAGCAGGTCGGTCAGGTTCTTGTCGACGATGATCGCCGCGATGCCCGACGCGGTGATCTGCTTCACCGTATTCCAGATTTCGTCGCGCAGCTTCGGGGCGAGGCCTTCGGTCGCCTCGTCGAGCAGAATGATCGAGGGGTTCGTCATCAGCGCGCGACCGATGGAAAGCATCTGCTGTTCGCCACCGGAAAGCTCGTTGCCCCAATGATGCTTGCGCTCCGCAAGACGCGGGAACACCGAATAGACGCGCTGCAAATCCCAGCCGCCTTTCCTTGAAGCAAAGGTGAGGTTTTCATCGACGGTCAGGTTCGGGAATATCCCGCGTCCCTCCGGCACCAGCGCCAGACCCGAACGCGCGCGCACGGAAGCGCGTTGCGAAGTGACGTCCGCCCCGTTCAATGCGATGCGGCCCGAAGCCGGATGCACGAGGCCCATCAGCGTGCGCAGCAGGGTGGTCTTGCCCATGCCGTTGCGGCCAAGCAGCGTGACGGTTTCGCCCGCGTTCACATGGAAGCTGACGTTCCGCAAAATATGACTGCGGCCATAGAACGTATTGATGCCTTCGGCGGCGAGGACAGGCGTCGTGCTCATGCGCGCTCCTGTCCCCAGTCGCCGAGATAGGCTTCGCGCACGGCCGCATTCGCGCGGATTTCCTGCGGCGTACCATGCGCGAGCAGCTTCCCTTCCACCAGCACGGTGAGGGTATCGGCGGCGGTGAAGATCGCATCCATGTCGTGCTCGATCAGCACGATGGTGTGGTCGGCGCTGAGTTCGCGCAGCAGCGACGTGACACGGCCGGTTTCTTCCGGCCCCATCCCGGCGAGCGGCTCGTCGAGCAGCAGGAGTTTCGCGCCCGACGCAATCAGCATGGCGATCTCCAATTGCCGCTGTTCGCCGTGGCTGAGGTTCGACGCGCGAATATCGGCGCGTTCTTCCGCAATGCCCGCAGCGCGCAGCGCGCGGCTTACCGCAATTTCGTTTTCCGTCCGCGCATGATCGCGAAGCTGGAACAGGTCCGGCTTCCTCGCCTGCGCCGCGAGCATGCAGTTCTCGCGCGCGGTAAAGGCAAGGATGACGTTGGTGCGCTGGTACGAACGGCCAAGACCGCGCCGGGCAATGGCATAGTTCGGCTTCGCGCCGATTTCCTCGCCTTCGAGGCGGATGTTGCCTTCGGTCGGCTTCAGCGCGCCGGACAGGAGATTGATGAATGTGGTCTTGCCTGCGCCGTTCGGCCCGATGATGCCGTGCACCTTGTTCGGCGCGAATTTCACGCTGACGCCGTTCACCGCGACCAGCCCGCCGAATGCGCGGGAAAGTTTCTCCACTTCGAGCGACATTGCGGGCGCGGGTTTGTGCGCTTCCTTCGCTACGCTGCCGCCGGCGTTCCGTGCGGGTTTCGGCGGAAACAGCCGCTCCAGAAATCCGGCGATGCCGCGCGGCGCCGAGAGCACGGCGGCGATCAGGAACAGGCCCATAGCAATCGGCCAGTGCGCGGCGACTTTACTGCCGAGAAACTTCCCCCATTCCGGACCGGCGAACATCGAGAGGAAAGCGTTGATCTGGCTGGCGCTCTTGAGAAAGTCCTGTGCGAGCGAATAGATGATTGCGCCCAGCACCGGCCCGAACAGCGTGCCGACGCCGCCCAGCACCACCATCATGATCGCAAGGCCGGACTCGTGCCACTCCAGCAGTTGCGGCGGCACGTAGCCGTCGATCGCAGCGAACAGCACGCCCGCAAAACCGGCGAAGGTGCCCGCGATGGTGAAACTCGCGAGCTTGTAGGCGTAGGTGTTGAAGCCGAGCGCACCCATGCGCTGCTCGTTGTGGCGGATGCCTTGCAACACGCGGCCGAACGGCGAGCGCGCCAGCCATAGCAACAGCAGATAGGAGACAATCAGCGCGGCGAAGCAGAAGTAGAACAGCGCGTTGCGGTTCGAGAAGTTGAGAAACGTCTGCCCCGCGAGCGAGAGCACCGGGCGCACGTTGATATAGGCGCCGTCGGAACCGCCCGCGATTTTGGTGTCGTGGAACAGCGAATAGAACATCTGCCCAAAGGCGAGCGTCACCATGATGAAGTAGAAGCCGCGCGTCAGCACGGCGACTGCGCCGACGATCAATGCGGTTACGCCCGCGAGCAACGCGGCGGCGGGGAAAATCCAGAGGCCATTACCGCCCGCGGAAACCGGCGAGAAGAAATAAAGCGCATAGGCGCCGATGCCGAAGAACATCGCGTGCCCGAAGCTGACCAGACCGGTAATCCCGATCAGGAGATCGAGGCTCATCACAAAGATGCCGAACACCATGATCTTGGTGATGAATTTCAGCGCGAACGTGCTGCCGAATAACGGCAACGCCAGCGCGTAGGCCGCGAGCGCGATCAGGAACAGCGTGATGGCGAGCGAAGGGCGCGCGAGCATCTAGGCCGTCCGTCCGAACAGGCCGCCGGGGCGCAAAATCAGGATCGCCGCCATCAGCGCGTAGATCATACTGGCGGAGAACGCGGGCAGGAATACCTTGCCGAGCGCGTCCGCCACGCCGATCAGCAACGCGCCGACGAATGCGCCCTTCACGCTGCCGATCCCGCCGATCACCACGACGACGAAAGAGACGATCAGCACCGGTTCGCCGATACCCGGATAGGCGCTCTCCAGAGGCGAAGCGATGATGCCGGCGGTGGCGGCGAGCGCCGCGCCCGCGGCGAACACGAACCGAAACAGAAGACGTGAGTCGATGCCGAGCGTCTCCACCATCTCGCGGTTCGATTCGCCCGCGCGGATGATGCGGCCGACGCGCGTTTTCTGGATCACGAACATCATCGCCAGCGCCAGCGCGACGCAGAGTGCGGCGACCGCGATCCGGTACACCGGATAGTTCTGCACCGACGAGATCGGGATGCTCCACGCCAGATAGGAGGGCGTTGGCACGCTCAACGGGTGGCTGCCCCACACGATCTTCTGCACTTCGTTGAAAATAAGAATGAGCGCGAAGGTGAGCAGCACCTGTTGCAGGTGGTCGCGGTCATAGAGATGACGGATGAACAGCCACTCGATCAGCATGCCGAACAGGAAAGCGAGCGGTACGCCGAGCGCGAGCGAGAGGAAAATATCACCCGTCGCGGCGGTGAGCGTCACCGCGCAATAGGCGCCTAACATGTAGAAGGAGCCGTGCGAGAGGTTGATGACGCCCATGATGCCGAACACGAGCGTCAGCCCGCTGGCGGCGAGGAAAATCAGCAGCCCGTACTGAATTCCGTTCAGAAGCTGAATCAGAAACAGTTCCATGAATCCAGCGCCCCCTCGCTGGAAGCGGCAAGCGGGGGCTTTTGGCCCCCGCTTGCGCAATCTGAACGCCGGCGATCAGGCGATCGAGCAGCCTGCCGTCGAGTCGGAAACGTCGGTCGCGGCGACCTTGATGAACTTGTTCTCGCCGCCCTTCAATTCGCGCAGGTAGAAGTTCTGGATCGGGTTCTGCGAAGCGGAGAGCTTGAACGGCCCGCGCGGGCTTTTGAACGAAGCGCCGCGCATCGCCTTGTAGAGATCGTCCTTCTTTGCGACGTCGCCGCCGACCGCCTTCAGGCCGATGTCGAGCAGTTGCGTCGTGTCCCAGCCCTGCACCGCGTAGACGTCCGGGAAGATCTTGAACGCGCCGTTATAGTCCTCGCGGAATTTCTTGTTCTCCGCGTTGTCGAGCGAGTCGACGTAATGCAGCGCGGTCTTCACGCCGTCGCCGTCCGCGCCGGCTGCCTTCTCGACGCCGTCGGTGAGGAAGCCCGGACCCCAGAGCTGGATCGAGTTCTTCAGGCCCGCGGCCGAGAAGTCCTTGATATATTTCAGCGCGCCCGCGCCCGCGTAGAATGAATACACCGCTTCCGGTTTCAGCGAGGCGATCTCGGTGATGCCGGCCTGGAATTCGACGTTCGGGAACGGCAGGCCCAGTTCCTTGATGATCTTGCCGCCGCCCTTGGTGAAGGCTTCCTTGAAACCTTCGACCGACTCGTCGCCCGCGGCATATTTCCAGGTGTAGGTGACGACTGACTTGATGCCGGCTTCCAGCATGGCAAGGCCGGTCGCATAGCCGACCTGGCTGTTGCCGAACGAAGTGCGGAAGATGTTCTTCGCGCATTGCGCGCGCGTCAGCGCATTCGCGCCCGCGTTCGGGATCAGCGTCGGGATTTCAGCTTCGCGTGCGAGTTTCGCCATCGCCATCGCGACGCCGGAGTGAACGGTGCCGACCAGCACGTCCACCTTCTCGCCCTGAATCAGCTTGGTGGTGAGTTCGGTCGCCTTCGGCGGCGCGGACTCGTCGTCGAGCTTCACGAATTCGATCTTGCGTCCGGCGAGGCTGCCGCCCTGCTGCTTTACGTACAATTCCATGGCGTTCGTGATTGCAACGCCGAGTGCCGCGAAGGTACCGCTGTAGGGCAGGAGCAGGCCGACTTTCAGCGGCGCGCCTTGCGCGATGGCGGGGCGTGCAAACGGCAGTGCGGCGACCGCCGCGCTCGCGCCTGCGAGTTTCAGAATCTTACGACGAGACAGCTTCGGACTGCGCGGCATGACGTTCTCTCCCTGTCTGGCGATGGCTGCGTGGTTGCGCCGGTGCGGCCCACGTCGTTTCCCCGATCCCAGCTTCAGGAAGTATATGGCAGGTTGGCCGCCCGGCAAGCCGCTTTTGGAGCGATTCGAACCAGGAAAATCGTTCGCAGCCGCAAACTACTGCAGATTTACCGTGGAGTTTGAGCCGCTTGCCGCTTTGCTACCTATATGTATTATATTTCATAACGACGGTAGAGGCTTCTGTCGCTGACCGCAGCGATTGTAATGTCAAATAACCATCGACAATTTCGCTGGCCACAGCGCAAACTGCAAAAAAATATTCCGAGGGAGGAAAACAATGACCGCCAGTTCGAAAAAGCGCATTTCGCGACGCACCTTCAGCGCCGGTCTCGGCGCGGCAGGCATCGTTGCCGGTACGGCTCCGTTTAACATCGTCCGTTCGCAGAACGCGCCGCTGAAAGTCGGCGTGTTGCTGCCGCGTTCCGGCGGGCAGGCCGGCATCGGGCAGGATTGCCAGCGCGGCGTGGACGTCACCGCGGGTCTCCTGAAAGACCTGAAACTTCCGGCGCTGCAGATCATCAACGCCGATACCGAAACCAACGTCGAGGTCGCGCGCTCGCGCGCAGAGCGTCTCATCAACGAAGGCGCGCAGCTTCTTGTCGGCGCGTTCGACTCCGGTCAGTCCACTGCCATTGCGCAGGTCGCCGAACAGAAGGGGATTCCCTACATCATCAACATCGCGGCGGCTCCCGCGATCACGGAACAGGGCTACAAGTTCGTGTTCCGCAACTTCCCGACCGCGGGCGCGTTGCTCTCTGACGGCTTCGCCAACCAGATCGAAATCTTCAAGGCCGCGGGCAAGGCGCCGAAGTCGGCGGTGTTCATGCACGTCAACGATACCTTCGGCACGGCGATGCAGAAGGGCATCTCCGGCGTGATGCCGAAATTCCCCGATCTTCCCTACAAGATCACCGAAACCATCGCCTATGACGCGCAGGCACGCGACCTCTCGGTCGAAATCGCGAAAGCGAAGGCCACCGGCGCGGAAGCCCTGCTCATGGTCAGCCGCCTGAACGACGCCATCCTGCTCACCCGCGAGATGGTCAAGCAGCGCTGGTCGCCGCTGGCCGTGCTCTCGATGGGTCCGGGCTGGTACGAAGACCAGTATCTGAAAACGCTGGGCAAACTTTCCGACGGCCCGATCAGCTTCGTGCCCTGGTACGATCCGAACAAAAAGCTCGCGAAGGCGCTCGAAGCTGCCCTCGCAAAAGCGCATGCAGGCGTGAACCTCAACACCAACCACGTCTACACCTTCGAGGCGTTGCTCATCGCCGCGGACGCCTACAAGCGTGCCGGCTCCGCCGATCCGAAGGCGCTGGCAGACGCGATCCGCACCACGAACATCAAGGACAACGTCTCTCCGGGCGATGGCATTCGCTTCGATGCCAAGGGCCAGAACTCGTTCCTGAAGAACTCGGGTATTCAGAACCGCGGGGGCAAGCTCGTCACCGTTGCACCGAAGGTTGCTTCGAATGCGACCGCTGAATTCCCGATGAAACCCTACGACAAGCGCTAAGTCTCTCGCGCGCAACGCTCCGGCACGGTGAAACCGGCCGGAGCGTTCGCATAACCGGACACCGCCCGTGCCCGTAGAGCTTTACATAAAAGTCGCGATCAGCGGCCTGTTGACCGGGTTGGTCTATGGGCTGATGGCGCTCGGACTATCCGTCATTTTCGGCGTGGTGCGCGTGGTCAATTTCGCGCATGGCGAGATGATGACGATTGCGATGTATCTCGCGATCCTGCTGTTCGCCGCGCTTGGACTCGATCCGTTGCTGATGATGCTCCCGATCGCGGTTATTTTGTTCGCGCTTGGCTATGTCATGCAGAGCGTCATCATCAGCCCGTTCATCAACCGGCCAGAGCATAGCCAGTTCATGCTGCTGGTCGCGGTCGCGCTGATCATGGTCAATGGCTTGCTGCTGACCTTCGGGCCGGATTCGAAGGGCATCACGACCTCTTATTCCTTCGATAGCTTCGATCTCGGCCACAACATCATCGTCGATGCCGGCAAGGTATACGCGGCCGTCGCGGCGCTGATCGTCACCGCCGCGCTGTTCGCCTTCTTCCGGCTGACGCTGGTCGGCAAGGCGATCCGCGCCTGCGCCGACAACTATAACGGCGCGCTCGTCGTCGGATTGAACGTGAAGCACCTCTACGCGCTCACCTTCGGTATTGGTGCAGCCTGCGTCGGCGCGGCGGGCGTGATGCTGACCATCGTCACCGACGTCACGCCGACCGCGGGACCCGGCTACACGCTGATCGCATTCGTCATCGTCATTACCGGCGGCCTCGGCTCCATGCCGGGCGCGCTACTTGGCGGCCTGCTGATCGGCCTCACCGAAGCGCTTGGAGGGCTCATCCTCACGCCGTCCGCGAAAAGCATGTTCGCCTTTGCGATTCTCGTGCTCGTCTTGCTGTTCCGCCCGCAGGGCATCCTGGGACGGAAACCGGCATGAGAAGTGCGTTGTTCGACGGCGTTTCCCGTGGCGCGCTGCTCGCGCTGGCGCTTGTGTTCGCGGTGTTGCTGGCCGCGCCCTACATCGTGAACAGTTATCTCATCAGCATCCTGATCACGATTCTGTTCTACGCTTATGTCGGGCAGGCGTGGAACATCATGATGGGCTTTGCGGGACAACTCTCGCTCGGCCACGCGCTTTATGTTGGCCTCGGCTCTTATGCCTCTGCCGCGCTCTATGTGAAATTCGGCGTGACGCCGTGGCTTGGTCTCTGGCTCTCGGTGGCGGTCTCGGCGCTGGCGGGCGCGGTGATCGGCTTTCTCGCCTTCCGCTTCGGCGTGTCGGGCGTCTACTTCGCGATTCTCACGATCGCGTTTGCCGAATTTGCGCGTATCGGCTTCGAGCATTTCCGTTACGTCGAAGGCACGTCGGGCCTGTTCCTCAAGGTCGAGAACTACCAGCAGAACGATCTTTTGAATCTGCGCGGCAGCCCGACCATGTTCTACTATCTGCTGCTCGCGATGACGGTAGCGGCATTCATCGCCTGCCGCCTGCTATTGCGCAGCCGCGCCGGCTATTACTGGCAGGCGATCCGCGAAAGCCCGGAAGCGGCGGAAGCGCTCGGTATCAACACCTTCGCCTACAAGATGTACGCGGTCGTGCTGTCTGCGGCGATGACCTCGCTCGGCGGCGTGATCTATGCGTTCTATTACAACAACCTGTTCCCTCACGAAGTCTTCGGCATCAACCGCTCCATTGAGATCATCCTCGGCCCCATCATCGGCGGCATCGGCACGCTAGTTGGGCCGGTGGTCGGCGCGTTCGTGCTGACGGGTCTCGCGGAAGGATTGCGCGACGTGATGCTGCGCCTCGGCATCGATCTGCCGGGCGTGAAACAGGTGTTCTACGGCTTCTGTCTGCTGCTGGTCGTGATGTTCCTGCCCGAAGGCATATGGCCGCGCATCA is a window encoding:
- a CDS encoding ABC transporter substrate-binding protein, whose product is MTASSKKRISRRTFSAGLGAAGIVAGTAPFNIVRSQNAPLKVGVLLPRSGGQAGIGQDCQRGVDVTAGLLKDLKLPALQIINADTETNVEVARSRAERLINEGAQLLVGAFDSGQSTAIAQVAEQKGIPYIINIAAAPAITEQGYKFVFRNFPTAGALLSDGFANQIEIFKAAGKAPKSAVFMHVNDTFGTAMQKGISGVMPKFPDLPYKITETIAYDAQARDLSVEIAKAKATGAEALLMVSRLNDAILLTREMVKQRWSPLAVLSMGPGWYEDQYLKTLGKLSDGPISFVPWYDPNKKLAKALEAALAKAHAGVNLNTNHVYTFEALLIAADAYKRAGSADPKALADAIRTTNIKDNVSPGDGIRFDAKGQNSFLKNSGIQNRGGKLVTVAPKVASNATAEFPMKPYDKR
- a CDS encoding branched-chain amino acid ABC transporter permease; this encodes MPVELYIKVAISGLLTGLVYGLMALGLSVIFGVVRVVNFAHGEMMTIAMYLAILLFAALGLDPLLMMLPIAVILFALGYVMQSVIISPFINRPEHSQFMLLVAVALIMVNGLLLTFGPDSKGITTSYSFDSFDLGHNIIVDAGKVYAAVAALIVTAALFAFFRLTLVGKAIRACADNYNGALVVGLNVKHLYALTFGIGAACVGAAGVMLTIVTDVTPTAGPGYTLIAFVIVITGGLGSMPGALLGGLLIGLTEALGGLILTPSAKSMFAFAILVLVLLFRPQGILGRKPA
- a CDS encoding branched-chain amino acid ABC transporter permease, with the protein product MRSALFDGVSRGALLALALVFAVLLAAPYIVNSYLISILITILFYAYVGQAWNIMMGFAGQLSLGHALYVGLGSYASAALYVKFGVTPWLGLWLSVAVSALAGAVIGFLAFRFGVSGVYFAILTIAFAEFARIGFEHFRYVEGTSGLFLKVENYQQNDLLNLRGSPTMFYYLLLAMTVAAFIACRLLLRSRAGYYWQAIRESPEAAEALGINTFAYKMYAVVLSAAMTSLGGVIYAFYYNNLFPHEVFGINRSIEIILGPIIGGIGTLVGPVVGAFVLTGLAEGLRDVMLRLGIDLPGVKQVFYGFCLLLVVMFLPEGIWPRIKKWLKLDAKGGA
- a CDS encoding benzoate-CoA ligase family protein, translated to MSSLEAIAARRAYNAAADFVDANVAHGRGAKIAFKEGPRALTYGDLQKDSCRFASGLYALGFEREARVAMLALDVLEFPIAFWGAIRAGIVPIPLNTLLNTEQYGYMLEDSRVQALVVSDALAKVVEPIIGKLPALRAVIVIGDPNSISTGSVRKIPFADVLAKGKPEVWTAPTISDEVAFWLYSSGSTGAPKGTKHVHSSLMFTARSYGEQVLGIREDDVVYSAAKLFFAYGLGNAMSFPMAVGATTILLPARPTPDAVFDIMKREQPTIFYGVPTLYAALVADKNMGKGAGSGRLRMCVSAGEALPAHVGESWKQKTGVDILDGIGSTEMLHIFLSNRPGEIRYGTSGKAVPGYDAKILDEHGKECGTDEIGELVVRGASSAEGYWNQREKSRRTFAGEWTYTGDKYVRDADGFLRCCGRTDDMFKVSGIWVSPLEVEAALISHEAILEAAVIGREDDDGLLKPKAYIVLKQGFTSDDALFEALRSHVKDKAGPWKYPRWIDVKTELPKTATGKIQRFKLRDEDAVKAS
- a CDS encoding branched-chain amino acid ABC transporter permease; its protein translation is MELFLIQLLNGIQYGLLIFLAASGLTLVFGIMGVINLSHGSFYMLGAYCAVTLTAATGDIFLSLALGVPLAFLFGMLIEWLFIRHLYDRDHLQQVLLTFALILIFNEVQKIVWGSHPLSVPTPSYLAWSIPISSVQNYPVYRIAVAALCVALALAMMFVIQKTRVGRIIRAGESNREMVETLGIDSRLLFRFVFAAGAALAATAGIIASPLESAYPGIGEPVLIVSFVVVVIGGIGSVKGAFVGALLIGVADALGKVFLPAFSASMIYALMAAILILRPGGLFGRTA
- a CDS encoding helix-turn-helix transcriptional regulator codes for the protein MARNRSDGPARKEKELPSEDFLAQLGERVRTTRARRAMSRKVLARQSKVSERYLAQLELGKGNCSIVLLRRIAKAMGVPVAELIDDRPEREVEHVLLEQLIDRLSPVERKEARDLLLSRFGGPSREDRRGRVAMIGLRGGGKSTLGKLLATELGIPFVELDREIEKLSGMALSEIFEMFGQPTYRRFEREALEKVLADNPRFVLATGGSLVTEPATYELLLTSCFTVWVRTGPDQHMNRVIEQGDLRPMAENAKAMDDLVSILRSREPLYAKADRVLDTAGRKPEQSLRELTSLIDYPKAVTSRRSA
- a CDS encoding ABC transporter ATP-binding protein; amino-acid sequence: MSTTPVLAAEGINTFYGRSHILRNVSFHVNAGETVTLLGRNGMGKTTLLRTLMGLVHPASGRIALNGADVTSQRASVRARSGLALVPEGRGIFPNLTVDENLTFASRKGGWDLQRVYSVFPRLAERKHHWGNELSGGEQQMLSIGRALMTNPSIILLDEATEGLAPKLRDEIWNTVKQITASGIAAIIVDKNLTDLLALADRNTIMAKGEIVFDGTSAALRADEALIHRHLGV
- a CDS encoding branched-chain amino acid ABC transporter ATP-binding protein/permease, giving the protein MLARPSLAITLFLIALAAYALALPLFGSTFALKFITKIMVFGIFVMSLDLLIGITGLVSFGHAMFFGIGAYALYFFSPVSAGGNGLWIFPAAALLAGVTALIVGAVAVLTRGFYFIMVTLAFGQMFYSLFHDTKIAGGSDGAYINVRPVLSLAGQTFLNFSNRNALFYFCFAALIVSYLLLLWLARSPFGRVLQGIRHNEQRMGALGFNTYAYKLASFTIAGTFAGFAGVLFAAIDGYVPPQLLEWHESGLAIMMVVLGGVGTLFGPVLGAIIYSLAQDFLKSASQINAFLSMFAGPEWGKFLGSKVAAHWPIAMGLFLIAAVLSAPRGIAGFLERLFPPKPARNAGGSVAKEAHKPAPAMSLEVEKLSRAFGGLVAVNGVSVKFAPNKVHGIIGPNGAGKTTFINLLSGALKPTEGNIRLEGEEIGAKPNYAIARRGLGRSYQRTNVILAFTARENCMLAAQARKPDLFQLRDHARTENEIAVSRALRAAGIAEERADIRASNLSHGEQRQLEIAMLIASGAKLLLLDEPLAGMGPEETGRVTSLLRELSADHTIVLIEHDMDAIFTAADTLTVLVEGKLLAHGTPQEIRANAAVREAYLGDWGQERA
- a CDS encoding ABC transporter substrate-binding protein, producing MPRSPKLSRRKILKLAGASAAVAALPFARPAIAQGAPLKVGLLLPYSGTFAALGVAITNAMELYVKQQGGSLAGRKIEFVKLDDESAPPKATELTTKLIQGEKVDVLVGTVHSGVAMAMAKLAREAEIPTLIPNAGANALTRAQCAKNIFRTSFGNSQVGYATGLAMLEAGIKSVVTYTWKYAAGDESVEGFKEAFTKGGGKIIKELGLPFPNVEFQAGITEIASLKPEAVYSFYAGAGALKYIKDFSAAGLKNSIQLWGPGFLTDGVEKAAGADGDGVKTALHYVDSLDNAENKKFREDYNGAFKIFPDVYAVQGWDTTQLLDIGLKAVGGDVAKKDDLYKAMRGASFKSPRGPFKLSASQNPIQNFYLRELKGGENKFIKVAATDVSDSTAGCSIA